Genomic DNA from Kluyveromyces lactis strain NRRL Y-1140 chromosome C complete sequence:
gaatatgTATAAATTGTGACGGTTTGTGTCAACTTAAATAGATTTTGTGAAGTGATGATTCTTAATAATGTCATGTCAGTACCTAGGTGAGGGCGTTAGTTCTTTTAATCACTTTCGTACGTGTATTCTTTACTGCCGTCCTTTTTTCGTTTTACACTATATTGTGCATTTGCTCCAGTTTCTCCGACGTCTGTAATGAAGCAACATTTCGAAAATGGGCTGAGAGCACGTACATAGATGACCATCGGGGATAACTTAGAATCATCAATGTAGTCACCAGtgaacatcaacaattcgTCCCCTGGGTTTGCCTTTGTAACGATGTAAACCAATGCAACTGGTTTACGGACTCCCTCAGAACCCATGTTCAATAGCATAAATGAAAAAGCTTGGATGTTTTCGTTATTTCTGACGCTGGAAACAAAAGAGTACGAGTTTGTTACTAACTCCATGTGTCCTGGAACATAAGCTGTATCACTTCCTAAAACTATGGATTTGATGTTGTGTTCGTTTTTATAGAAACTCTCATCTAATCTCGATTTCacaaaggaaagaaatcTGTCTGCGTTGGGAAATTCTCCCGATTGAAACTTATCTGTAAATGCTTGAGAGAGCTTGAAGGGGAATCCGCTGAAGTCCTTTAGCTGGGTAAATGACTTGAATTTTGGGACCATTTGCTTCATTATCAATTCTCTCCTTGTGGTGGATGAAAGCTTCATCTTAGTTTGATTGAAAGCATGATCCAAAAGCTGCATAAGTTTCCTGGTTCTAAAAGCTTTGAATTGATACCACCCTATTCCAAATATCACCATCGGGAAAAGCAAAGCAAGTAAGAAAGGCAAAACAAATACTATCATTGTTATGAATCCAGCGAACAGTAACGTGGAAAGaataaaggaaaaaggGCTGATTGAAAAGATAAATCTGGGATTGTTAAAGGGACTTTTTCTGAAAGGATCCCGTCCACCAAGTACCATGTTTCTCGGCGTAGAATGGAAATTTCGAAGCGCCATCTTCACAGGAGAGACCAAAATATTCTGGTTATAATGTAAAAGATTCATCCGGGGATTCAAAGCTGCCAGGAGTGGGAACCGTGGCACCAAATTCACAAACTGACCCGTCTTGACACATCCATGACTAGCAGGACTGTATGCTTTTAACTTTGTCAAGGATTGAAATGGTCGCAGCCCAATCTGTGATTTAACGCacaattgaaatcgatttAGGGGAAGCATCTCACAGAAGAATATCACAATGTCTGATGTGCGGAATTGTATTTTCTCAGATTTATACCAATAAGCGATTACTTCTGGTAATGCAAAATGTCTTCATAGTCTTGAAATCTATGAAGCTTCTTAATTTACAAAGGAATTTTATAGGAATTTCAAAGGCCAAATTGTCTATATCATCGCAAACCCCATACTAAGATCGCAGGATGACTTATAATCTGCTTTCTGTTCCTTTAAACTTTTGGAATATTATTACTACATTGTTTAAATAGGAAAAACATGAataatatatacatatcCGGGTAAACTTTTGTAAACCAATTCGTTGCACATTAATATGAAGACACCATTATAGGGACAAGTCATCCCACTCAGTGGACTAATATCTTATCTCGTATGCTCCTGAATGTGAGATATATTTAATCCATTTCACCGGTTGATAATTCAATTGTGGTTCTTGACATTTCAAGTGTCTCACCACAAGTCCGGAATTACTAAACATTACAATTTCGAAGCCCATTGATATTGGCGGTCTTGACCATCTTAACAAATCAGATAGATCGTGGGAAGTAGCAGGGATTGCCACCTTACCGCTCAGAGTATTTTCTGTAGATCCTTTGTATTTGTTGTATTTCCATACCATGCATTTTTCTCCGGCATCGTACTTACATTTTCCTCCAGAGACGTTAAAATCGCATTTAATCGTGGTTGGGGGCACAGGTATTTTAACTGTTACATCTTTGGCAGAGACATTGGATGGGAAAAGTGATCTTAACGTTACCTTGTAATTGAGTGTAGAGTTCTTCACGATTTCTACCTCCGGTATGACGTTGAATGGGATATTAATGTTATCAATGACACGGTATTGCATCAATTGGAATGGCCCGTCAGGAGGAACGAATTGAATAACGTGGTTGGCCTCGTACTTATTAAGTTGGACACATTGATGGAATTTACAATCTTCTAATATTACAGAGCCTGCAGCCGCATTCGGTATAGCTTTCTTATTCTTAATATCGTACTCGGACAtcatttcaacaatggACAATTCTGACTTTTCGTTTCCATGAATCGAATATGTGTCATTCAACCCTAGTTGGCATAGAGGCATACCTGATAGATGTGATACACAATCCACGGATCCATCAACAAATGATTTCACAATTGACCCATCTTTACCTACCAATATTGTGATCTTTTCGTTGATATCCAAATATACCTCATTCTTCTTGTATTTCAACCCACTTGGCCTCCAAGGGCATTCAGATAATGAAGACAAGGCAATTGAACTTGAGGACCGCTTTGAAAGCTTTGGAGCCTTTAGAATGTTAGATCCGGATAAGAAATCATCCAAATCGGGAGATTTGCTAATTGTGTTATTCTCTATTGGTTTTCGTGATACTCTTGGTATTATTTGAGCTAAGTCCGTTGTTTGTGGGATGCCGTTCTCCAACGTCAGTTCTAAAATCTCATACAATAACATAAATTCATCCTTTAACACGTCTTCATCGTTAATTCCGAATGCTTCCATTAATTGGTACAACTTGTGTAGGTATTCCCAGATCATTGAACTATCCACATTCGATCTGGATACTGCTACAAGCCACATAGGCAAGTTGTCGCTACTTTCTCTGATAACATGTTGAAATGTCGTTGAGCCCAATGTCAATATAGGAGACCTCACATGTGGATCATTGATGACTTGGGTTCTAAACACATCTGCCAGTGATCTTTTAACATGGTCTTTGATCAATTTACTGATCAACAAATCACCCTTTGCattgtatataaatataGCACTAAGCATGCTGCGTGTTGGTCAACGATAATTTTTATACTGTAGGTTACGAACACCACCGTTTCAGTTTTGCACTGCCCTGTGTACCTCAAGTGCCTGAAGTTACAGTTTAAGGAACCTTTACTGAAATATACGCTACATAGTTCAAAATTATTGTTGTGCTATTTATCAAACCTTTGCAAAATAAAGCAAAAGctgagaaaaagaacaagaacgTTGACGAGatgttattattatataGGCAACTCACTGATGGATTGGTTTGTGCAATGATAGATTATTGGAACAGAAATTGTATCTTATTCATTCCCTTGCTTTTGCCCCAACTCATTGTGTCTAAGCTGTATATATTTACTATTGGAAAGCATATAATGTCAAGGGAATTATAACAGATCTGAACAAAAAGGTCTTACGCAATACCTAAGAGTAGGCCATTATGAATAAACATGATATATCCATGGCACTACTGACAATGCGGCTCTTCTGGATGAAACACGGGCCTTTTCAggtaattcttcttttttgaagattctCTGCAATGTGCTTTACTATCAGTAGGTCCGAAAATTTTTATAACAATTTGACAGAGATAACGAGATCGATCGGTACAATGATCATACAGATACGATCATAAGAGGTGAATTGAACGCTGAACCTGTATTGTACTTCATCCAGAAAACTACTGTTTAATAAAGCCCTGTAAGTCTTGTCGAAAGAAATGAATAACATCGTCGTTTTTGCTGGTAGTTCCCATCTCGATTTAGTGAATAAGATTTGTGAGAATCTAGGTATTGAAAGGTCGCAAGTGAAGCTAGGTaagttttcaaatggtGAGACCTCCATTAGTATCGAAGAATCTGTTAGAGAGAAAGATGTTTATGTGATTCAAAGTGGATGTGGCCATGTTAATGATAACTTTATGGAGCTATTGATTCTCATCAATGCCTGTAAAACAGCTGATGCATCCAGAGTCACTGCTGTGATGCCATACTTCTCGTATTCAAGACAGCCTGATATCCCATACACAGCTAAGGGTGCTCCATTAATATCAAAGCCTAAGGAAAAATATACTTTTGAGTCACATCCAGGAACCCCTATCCCTCAATCCATGCTAACAGTAGAGAAGCCCATGTCCCCAAATTCAAGTAGGCTAGATGCCGCAAGctcagcttcttcatcaggTCCTCAGTCTCTACAAAGTCCCACTCCTTTGCGTCCAGTAGAGTTGAGACCCACCTCATCTACTTCTTCGCGTATCCCCATGATTCCAAACGGGAAGGCTGAACATCCATCTGAGCAGGAGCAAGATTCAAATGCAGACGCCCTCTTTAACGCAAGCAATTCTAGTTATAAGCTATGGGTAGCCCAAGCAGGTACTTTGATCGCTAATTTGCTAACTACGTCCGGAGCAGATCATGTCATCACTATGGATTTACATGATTCTCAATTCCAAGGATTCTTTGACATTCCTGTTGATAACCTATACTGTAAACCTATCACTCAGGCTTATATTCAACATCATATTCCTAACTATCAGGATTGTGTCGTTGTTTCTCCAGATGCTGGGGGTGCTAAGCGTGCTGCAAAAATCGCCGATGTCTTAGAACTTTCTTTTGCTATGATTCACAAGGAAAGAAGGTCACAGCTTTTGAAAGGTCCACCTGGCGCCACCTTAACATCAGGTGGTGGCGTTCCAGTATCGACCAAACCTTTAATTGAGTCACTGGATATTAGGACAAGTCTCTCCAATAATGGAAACAATAAATACGTGAACACTACTATGTTGGTCGGTGATGtcagaaacaaagaatGTATTATTGTTGACGATTTGGTTGACACCTCATACACCATTACTAGAGCAGCAAAACTCTTGAAGGACCAAGGAGCCACTAAAATATATGCTTTGATTACACATGGTATTTTCTCAGGAGATGCTCTAAACCGAATTGGACAGAGTGTTATTGATAAGATAATTGTCACAAACTCTATTCCACAGGACGAAACAATTAAGGTACTAGGTGCTGATAGAGTTGAGGTTCTAGATGTCTCTAATATTTTCGCCGAAGCCATCAGAAGAATTCATAACGGAGAATCGATAagtattctttttgaacatGGATGGTAGTAATCGTACCGAATTTGTGATTCTGCTTTTAAGGTTGTTTTATGtaataaaaatataaatGTATATACACACACAAatgtatcaatttcaaGTTGGTCTCACTCTATTGTTCTATTGGGCCGTGCAATGGTGTAATGTCAATAGCTTGTAAAATTCATTCTTACATTGGAAGAGTTTCtttggatgatgatggtTTCCCCAGATTTCTTGGTCTTCATGCATTAGGccgaatttgaaaagaatatgCACGACAAATGCTACATTGCCCTTTATTTGGGAAATAAGTTCTAAAGTCTCCAAGCTATTGCGAGAGTGCATGATGTTGTACCAAATGCTTGGGTATGATTATGAATGAATGTTAAGATTGTTTATGGTTATGATATGGTTCATGATGCTGAGATATAGGTGCAAAGTTTTATCACTCTTGTGTCGTATTGTGATTTAATTCTGCTGCTCTCCGTTCGTTAGCCTccttttctctcttctcAGTAAGCTCTTTTAATTCGTCTTCCGTAATTAAATGATGCTTGTGGTTAGTTGGTGGATTGATCAATTTTCCATCGTTGTCAACTTCGCAACAATGTATATTTTGGAACCACGGGTCCGCTAAAACTTCCGGCATTAAGATTCTCTTGTGAGGACTTAGTTCTAGCATTCTACCAATCAATGGTCTTGAATGACGTGGAAGTAACTTCAAAATCTTGTATGGACCCTTAGTGTGATCGTTCTCATCATCTGGATTTTGAGCaaacaatttgaatgaCACGACCTCTTCGCTTGGTTTTTTCCATGGAAATCTTCTTAATGTCATGCAATAGAACATTACTGCAATGGACCAAACATCTACGGGTCTCGGATCATAGTATTGACTTACCAAAAGCTCTGGAGCTAAGTATGGGTCGCTACCAACAATGCCTTTCGCTTTCACTATTTTATCCTCGTATTTGTAATGGAAAATGGTAGCGCTACCAAAGTCAATCAACTTCAAGATACCTTGAGCATTAACAACACAGTTGTCTAACTTCAAATCTCTATGAGCCAATCCTTGAGAATGTAGATATGCAACTCCATTACagatttgtttgaaataGCATGCGATTTCATGCTTTCCCATTAGATCACTCATAACCAATGTGAAGAAATCATACTGACAATATTCCATTACTACCAAAAAATGCTCTCCCTCTTGTAGCATATCCAAGGTTTCGATAACGTTCTGATGATGCAAAAACGATCCTACACAAAATTCAGACGTAACTTTTTTAGAATAATCCAACAAGGTCTCTCTAGCAGCTCTTGGTCTGAATTTTTTCACTGCAAACAAAGTGTTATCCGAACCTTTTACAACACTTACAGATCCAGAAACACCTTCGCCGAGAAGTTTCCCCGGAATACCATACTTCTGTATCAATTCATGGGCGTCTTCTGCGTCGTATAAAGTCAATTTTGTAGTTTTACGGTCTGTAACGACTGCGGTTGCTGTCGGTTGTTTTTGTTCTACATGTTTTTGCTCTCCGGATTGTTCGTGGAGCTTAAAGAACCGTTTCAAACGGAGTGATTTCTTGTGATGGGGTTTTGGATGGGAATTATCGGCCGATGATAATTTAGGGGGTGGTTGCAGCTTAAATTGTTCGATTTGTCTCTGAAGATACTCTGCAGGATGCTGGTTCGGCTGAGGTGAGGTATCCAATGTTACAGTTGAATGCTGTACCTTTAATGATGGTTTGTTATGTTCATGTGACGTATGATTGTGCAATAATGGATGTGATTGTGTATTTGAAAGGCCTGATACAGAGTTGGAATGTGAATTCTGTGTAACCGGTGAGCTTGATACtgaattggaatttgaaaagcTTCTTTGCTTGTTATCCTTCGGATGAGGTGTTCGCGTCTGCGAACTGCCATTAGCCTGATAATTGTTCGGATTATGCAAGTGATTTGTATGCTTTAAAGTCTGAAGTCCTGGTGGAAGATCGCCGGAAATTTGTGGAGAAACCCGGGTATCAGTATTGTGGCTGCCTTCACTGCCACTATCATTTCCGTTGCTTCCGTTACCGTTAGCATTGCGGAAGAATCGTCCAAGTGCTAGCCTTGATTTATTCTTGATGGAGCTCTTGGAAAAGAACGTACCTGCAGAACTTGCAGATTTTACGGATTGAATCTCGTGACTGGACTCCGCACTCAACTGATTGTCAGGCATCCTCGTTACACACTACGTCCCCTTGGTAGACTCGGTCTCTATCAGTGCATTACTGTGACTAATTCTGCTAATGTGTATTAATAACTTGGCTCGATTTAACTTTAATTGTCTTTATATTGTTTATTTATTAGAAAATCCTTATTTAACCATTTTGAACGAAATTGTCATACCgtggaagaaagagagTGGAAATGGAATTAAGACGGAAACACAAAATATACGAGAGAATGAGCACAAGAAAGCATGTGCGATGATGGAACGGATCTATGCAACGATACAGCTGAAGAATATGAGTGCTAATCGGATGTAATTAGTATAGCTTTGAGCTTAAAACTGAAAGATATGCATATCATAGTCTATCTAATGTTTGTCGAAAGACTATATGTGAACTTTTAGCAACTCCGAAGTTAACTTATCGAAATGTCTTCATGCTTGTGAGTGCGCATTTATAGATGTATGTAGGTGTTGTGATGAGGAAAGTTGTGAATAAATTAATCTTTGGATCTGGATTCGAGGTTGAAGCTTTCTTGAGATTTTGACAGCTGTTTAGCGTTTGAATCTTGGTCATTTTGTGAAGATTTGCTTGACCAAAGACTGAATCTGGATCCACGTCTTGACGAAGGGGATCGCGGATGAGCGTGAGTGTTCGTAGTATTCGAGTCTATACTTGATGATTCATTGTGTTCTTCTGCAATGTTCTCTGTTTCGTTGATGGTTACCTTTTTGGAGTCATCCCAATCCGACGCAGGTTCTATGATTGTCTTAGAAACACCTTTGACTGTAATTATCGATTCGACGATCCCGTTTCTAGTGGACTTAtaacttgaagaaatcacGGTTTGATGGTCTTTGTCGTTTTGAGCTGGAATAGTCGTTATCAGCTTGTCATTGGATTTGTTCGAGGTCGGACgtggttgttgttgttgcacCATAGCGCTATTGCTTCGTCTGCTTGAATTAGATCTATGACGATGGTTATGATGGGATACATACTTCCTTTTTTCATCGGTTGTAGGAGCGCTTCCCACGGGTGAAATGGCGTCAGGTTCACGTCTTATAGGGGAGGTTGTTTCAATCACACTTGTTGCAGGAGAAATTGGCTCAGAAGAAAGCCGTGGAGGAGTCCTGGACATCCCGCCATAACTTTGCCTTTTTATGGTCACGAAAGGTTTCTTTATATCTAAAGGGTTCGCGGCTGGGTTTGCGGGCTGAAAATTCGTTGCGCCTACTGACAGGTAGTTTGTGGTTTCATTTTTGCCGGACGCCTCACTGCTTTCCGCATTTTCATTCACAAGCGGTTGAGTTTCTGATGGTTTTCTAGTGTACAATGAATGCAAATAGGAAGTGATGTGCCTCTTTGATAGTGGTCCTGGTTGATCTCTCATGATCCGTTGATGGATATCGACGAAAACGTCAGATTCATCCACGATTTCTTCACcaatcaattcttcaatgacATCTTCCAAAGTGACAAGTCCAATGGCACCAGAACTAGAACCTGGATCCCTAGACACTACGCACATATGAGATTTTCCCTCTTGGAAGTAATTTAGAATATTTAGACAAGACGTTTGTGGAGCTGTTTCAGGCAATGTAGCCAGAGGGAAATGGGATACAGGTAGGCAATCGTCGGGATCGTATGAAATCAACACACGGACTAAAAGCATCCCAATGTAATTGGTAGGTTGACCTGGTAGATAAATAGGAATTCTAGAGAACCCAGAGTTGAAAATATCTTCTACTGTTTTTTCATCCAAGATCTTATCTGCGGATAAAGTGAAAACAGCATCAATTGGGGTCATAATTTCAGAAacttttttctctttcaaatctaaCACAGCTGATATGATGGTAACTTCATCTAGGGTCAACCTTTCCATCCCCATGGTTCTGTGTAAATGCACCAAGGTCTTCAAACCAGATTTCTTATAGATGGTACCGTGGTCTTCACCAAGTAACCAATCTAATAACAAAGCGATAGGGTAAGCGATAGGGTACATTGCATACATGAGGAACAAAACAAATGGCGAAAACAAGGACCCTACTTGCAAACCAAAACGTACACAGACAGATTGTGGGATAATTTCACCAAAAATGACAATCAGAACAGTACTCATCACAACGGCTTGCCATCCGCCGCCAAGACATCTATCCAAGACAATAGGTAAAGTTTCATTGGTGATGACGTTGGACAAGAGTAATGTCACTAACACCCAATGTTTACCCCTGTTCAACAAGCTGAGAACCCTATTGGCATGATATTTTTCCGATGCAGTACCACTTGTTTGCATGACTTTCAAATAAACCTCATCTTGACCCATAAGACCAAGAGTTAAACCAGCAAAGATACCACCCAGAAGAACCAATATCATGGAGATAACAAGAAAGGTGGTAAATGTtgcttcatcttcagcTGGAGGTGCCTCCTTTTGGAGCACTGATAAAACGGATCTTTTAAAAATAGGTAGCGCGAATATTCGCGGTACCATAAACAACAGAGCAGAATAACGACCCAATGCCATCTCTTTGATAAGCCTGTATATATCCTGTAAATGTGCGAGTCTCTTTAATAGTTTGCAAACGTTCCAAACAATTCAGCTTTGATATTCAATCTAAATTCTTACGCCGTGAGATGTGTTACAACCTTTCTATCTCTAGTATTAAAGGGAACCcaagtttttttttgtctttcgGAAACTTTCCTTGACTTCGTTTCCTATATAATTGTGGTCTTCGTACTAAGAATTAAGTACCAATTTAGCAATCAACTAAAAACTCAAGTTGAAGTATCAGAACTGAGCAAGAAAATATTCACTATGTTCGACTTCGGTTCCCGTCTTTCCTTCTGCTTAAAGATCTCACTCTTCAACAAGTTTTCACCAATCGTCTTTCCAGTATTTTAGAGATGTAGTGGAGAAGATGGTTCGAACTAAATGCGtggtttctttttattttctttctatgaagaaaaaacagaGTTTTTACACAATAAACAATGTTTCCAATCACCGAGTTTACGTTCTTAGAAGGCCAGATCCTGCTACTTGGAACCGGCAGGCTATGCGCTGATTTCAGTGCCGAATGAGCATATATCTTATGAAATATACATTTATTTTTGCATACCGTAGAGTTCAACAGACGtttatataataaattcCCAATAGCTATTCTTCCCCGTGGGCAAGCGTCAGAACTGCGTGGGATGGGCGCATCCGGGTAACCTCTACTGATAAATGGAAAAAACTGAATctgaaaaacaaaaaaaatgagtTAATTGAATCCACGTGATGTGAAATCCCTCGCATCGCCTATCTACTTCCCAACATCAAACCAGGAACCAATGCCGattattcttttgattttggcACCTCAATCACGTGGCGCTCAGTCCTCCCAAATCTCCTCTCCCGACTCTTGTCTTTCTAGTTGCCCCTAGGTCAAAAAGTAAAGAGACAAATTTTTAAGAAGCCAGCCGCATCAGCAGGGTAACGTAAGGTATAGATTTTTGTCAGTTACATGTTACATCAGGATACGTCGCGCTCCTCCGGTATTCCAGTGAGACtctaaaagaaaaagaaacaaaaaaggaaaaccTGATTTTTTCTCTTAAGAGTAATTTTTTTGCATGACATGGTGAGAAATGGCTTAGACAAAACGCCACCAGGGTTTCGGAACAAATTGGAAACGGAAAAATGTCCTTCGTGTTCTTCTGTCAACCCGGAGGGGGTCAAACGTCCATTTGGCCATTTGGCCCCAAAAGGATCGcacttttctttcctgtCCTTGTCCCGACCCTGTCTCTTCCGAATGTCCCTTTCTTGCCACTTGTCCTTTATCCCCATGCTGCTTTTCGGCTGTTATCTCTCAGCAGCAAGAAAAAggacaaaagaaaaaaaaagcctATTGGCATCTTGTCTTGTCTCACTTGTCCTACTTGTCCCGTCTTGTTCTTGACCCTCGCAAATGCATGATGTTCGGAAAGAATCGCGGGGAGTTTGAAAATCCGCTTCTCAATCCTGTTGGAGGTATCCTGAgtatcaagaaaaagaaaagaaacagacAGGTTGTAAAGCTTGTAAATTTGGTCCATagaaaatcaaacaaatctAAGATAATCTTTTTTAATCATCATGTATTATCAATATTTAGTCTCCATTTTCATAATACTAACTTTGTAGGTTCTTGTCCTTTTTACGTGATGTTACATTTTGGATGCTGTATAATTCGGATTTGGGTttattccttttttttttttgttactTCTTGTAGTACTTTCTTTTAGCTCAAAAGTGTATATAAAGAGGTTAAGGTTGACTCAAGAATTTTTTGGAGGATAATGATTCCTAGTAGTTGTGTTATTGGTAGAAGTTTTGGTTATAATTTGATACATCAAAACATATCAAGCAAGCTCAGAGGTATATTCAAACATTATACTAAAAGTTCTACTGCTAATACAATAAAAATTACAAACACAAACACGATTTCCAACATGAGTCCAGCTTCCGATAGATTAAAGCAAACTTCCTCGATTCTTTCTAAGTCCGTTGAACCTCAAGCCGATGCACCTTTCAAGGTTACAGTTGTCGGTTCTGGTAACTGGGGTACTACTATCGCCAAGGTTGTTGCTGAAAACTGTGCTTTGAGACCTAACCTATTTGTCAACAGAGTTGATATGTGGGTTTTCGAAGAAAACATTAACGGTGAAAAGTTGACTGAAATCATCAACACTCGTCACGAAAACGTCAAATATTTGCCAGGTATTAAGCTTCCAAGTAATTTGGTTGCTAACCCAGACTTGGTCGATGCTGCTAAGGACGCTGATATCCTTGTCTTTAACATTCCTCATCAATTCTTGCCAAGAATCTGTTCTCAACTAAAGGGTAACGTGAAGCCTCAGGCTCGTGCTATCTCTTGTTTGAAGGGTTTCGACGTCGGTAAGGATGGTGTTAAGCTATTGTCTACTTATATCAAGGAAACTTTGAATATCGAATGTGGTGCTCTATCCGGTGCTAACTTGGCTCCAGAAGTCGCCAAGGAAAATTGGTCCGAAACCACTGTTGCATACCAAATCCCAGAAGATTACAAGGGTCCAGGTAAGGATGTTGACCattctttgttgaaagcCTTGTTCCACAGACCTTACTTCCACGTCAACgtcattgaagatgttgcTGGTATTTCGGTCGCGGGTGCTTTGAAGAACGTTATCGCCTTAGGTTGTGGTTACGTTGAAGGTTTGGGCTGGGGTAACAACGCCAGTGCTGCCATTCAAAGAGTCGGTCTCTCTGAAATGATCAAATTTGGTCGTACTTTCTTCCCAGAATGTAAGGTCGAAACTTACTTCCAAGAATCTGCCGGTGTTGCTGATTTGATCACCACTTGTGCCGGTGGTAGAAACGTAAGAGTTGCGAAACACATGGCCATCACTGGTAAGTctgctgaagaagctgaaaagGAGCTATTGAACGGTCAATCCGCTCAAGGTATTATCACAACTAAGGAAGTCCACGAATGGTTGGCTACCTGTGGTAAGACTGCTGAGTTCCCATTGTTCGAAGCTATCTACCAAATCACTTACGGTAATGCTTCTATGGAACAAATCCCAGACATGATCGAAGACTTCGAAGGTATCGACTACAACGTCAAGAAGCATTAAACAGGGAAACTgatccatcttcttcccATCAAATCAATATTTCAATGGCATGCACGGTGGACCCGTTAAACTGTTGATTTATTATCATTTGGAATCTTTTATGTCATAGACAAGACACATAAAAATATCCATCATCACAACACACActttaaatttcaattcaaaaaccTCAACAAGAGAGAGATCCATGTACACTAGTTCTCAACAgtcaacaaaagaaaatcgCCTCTCCTACATAATAAATATAAACTATTTCACATTCATACTTGTCCCCCTTATTTATTTCGGTGGGAATGAGTAATCTGTACCATATACTTAACTCACTATAAGAAAGATACAAAGATAGATTCTTACAATTTAATttatttctctttccttCGCTCCATCTTAGTTACCTAATTTCAAGTTCTCAGCCATATTTACCAAGGAATGGCAAATTCTGGTGAATGAAAGGAGATGGAAGTGGGAAGAGAatcaaggaagaaaagaaagaaggaaaaaaaaaaaaaacatcaatcacgtgactgtCTATCACCGGGTAACAACTCTCGTTTCCTCTTGCACTTAGTGAACACAAACAGCGAAAAATTGCCATTAACAAACAGAAGAATAACTATAGTTATATGGCACAACTTCAGTgcaagaaacaacaacagtTGTACCAGTTTTTGTAGCCATTAAACGTGGATTGAATCATCGATCTAGTACGAGCCG
This window encodes:
- a CDS encoding glycerol-3-phosphate dehydrogenase family protein (highly similar to uniprot|Q00055 Saccharomyces cerevisiae YDL022W GPD1 NAD-dependent glycerol-3-phosphate dehydrogenase key enzyme of glycerol synthesis essential for growth under osmotic stress expression regulated by high-osmolarity glycerol response pathway homolog of Gpd2p); this encodes MIPSSCVIGRSFGYNLIHQNISSKLRGIFKHYTKSSTANTIKITNTNTISNMSPASDRLKQTSSILSKSVEPQADAPFKVTVVGSGNWGTTIAKVVAENCALRPNLFVNRVDMWVFEENINGEKLTEIINTRHENVKYLPGIKLPSNLVANPDLVDAAKDADILVFNIPHQFLPRICSQLKGNVKPQARAISCLKGFDVGKDGVKLLSTYIKETLNIECGALSGANLAPEVAKENWSETTVAYQIPEDYKGPGKDVDHSLLKALFHRPYFHVNVIEDVAGISVAGALKNVIALGCGYVEGLGWGNNASAAIQRVGLSEMIKFGRTFFPECKVETYFQESAGVADLITTCAGGRNVRVAKHMAITGKSAEEAEKELLNGQSAQGIITTKEVHEWLATCGKTAEFPLFEAIYQITYGNASMEQIPDMIEDFEGIDYNVKKH
- the RTK1 gene encoding putative serine/threonine protein kinase RTK1 (some similarities with uniprot|Q12100 Saccharomyces cerevisiae YDL025C Protein of unknown function potentially phosphorylated by Cdc28p), whose translation is MPDNQLSAESSHEIQSVKSASSAGTFFSKSSIKNKSRLALGRFFRNANGNGSNGNDSGSEGSHNTDTRVSPQISGDLPPGLQTLKHTNHLHNPNNYQANGSSQTRTPHPKDNKQRSFSNSNSVSSSPVTQNSHSNSVSGLSNTQSHPLLHNHTSHEHNKPSLKVQHSTVTLDTSPQPNQHPAEYLQRQIEQFKLQPPPKLSSADNSHPKPHHKKSLRLKRFFKLHEQSGEQKHVEQKQPTATAVVTDRKTTKLTLYDAEDAHELIQKYGIPGKLLGEGVSGSVSVVKGSDNTLFAVKKFRPRAARETLLDYSKKVTSEFCVGSFLHHQNVIETLDMLQEGEHFLVVMEYCQYDFFTLVMSDLMGKHEIACYFKQICNGVAYLHSQGLAHRDLKLDNCVVNAQGILKLIDFGSATIFHYKYEDKIVKAKGIVGSDPYLAPELLVSQYYDPRPVDVWSIAVMFYCMTLRRFPWKKPSEEVVSFKLFAQNPDDENDHTKGPYKILKLLPRHSRPLIGRMLELSPHKRILMPEVLADPWFQNIHCCEVDNDGKLINPPTNHKHHLITEDELKELTEKREKEANERRAAELNHNTTQE
- the MAM3 gene encoding Mam3p (similar to uniprot|Q12296 Saccharomyces cerevisiae YOL060C), with amino-acid sequence MALGRYSALLFMVPRIFALPIFKRSVLSVLQKEAPPAEDEATFTTFLVISMILVLLGGIFAGLTLGLMGQDEVYLKVMQTSGTASEKYHANRVLSLLNRGKHWVLVTLLLSNVITNETLPIVLDRCLGGGWQAVVMSTVLIVIFGEIIPQSVCVRFGLQVGSLFSPFVLFLMYAMYPIAYPIALLLDWLLGEDHGTIYKKSGLKTLVHLHRTMGMERLTLDEVTIISAVLDLKEKKVSEIMTPIDAVFTLSADKILDEKTVEDIFNSGFSRIPIYLPGQPTNYIGMLLVRVLISYDPDDCLPVSHFPLATLPETAPQTSCLNILNYFQEGKSHMCVVSRDPGSSSGAIGLVTLEDVIEELIGEEIVDESDVFVDIHQRIMRDQPGPLSKRHITSYLHSLYTRKPSETQPLVNENAESSEASGKNETTNYLSVGATNFQPANPAANPLDIKKPFVTIKRQSYGGMSRTPPRLSSEPISPATSVIETTSPIRREPDAISPVGSAPTTDEKRKYVSHHNHRHRSNSSRRSNSAMVQQQQPRPTSNKSNDKLITTIPAQNDKDHQTVISSSYKSTRNGIVESIITVKGVSKTIIEPASDWDDSKKVTINETENIAEEHNESSSIDSNTTNTHAHPRSPSSRRGSRFSLWSSKSSQNDQDSNAKQLSKSQESFNLESRSKD